One window from the genome of Aptenodytes patagonicus chromosome 4, bAptPat1.pri.cur, whole genome shotgun sequence encodes:
- the SOD3 gene encoding extracellular superoxide dismutase [Cu-Zn] produces MLLLLSLVTGLALSASGIMTNKETDPSQESFHDIQKKVNDLWQNLLYPVMPGNETDGMIYATCEMRPSSKIDTDKPQVTGQVLFRQYYSYGRLEAIFYLDGFPLDNNQSGRAIHIHELGDLSNGCDSTGGHYNPFSVNHPRHPGDFGNFFPKEGKIRKYKPNLSATMFGPYSIMGRSVVIHEQEDDMGKGNNKASLENGNAGKRLACCVIGICNKNLWEEKLPEATDKKKRGLNKRT; encoded by the coding sequence atgcttctgcttctttctctggtCACTGGGCTTGCCCTGTCTGCCTCTGGCATCATGACAAACAAAGAAACTGATCCAAGCCAAGAGTCATTTCATGACATACAGAAAAAAGTGAACGACCTCTGGCAGAATTTGCTCTATCCGGTAATGCCTGGTAATGAGACTGATGGGATGATTTACGCCACTTGTGAAATGAGGCCAAGCTCCAAAATAGATACTGACAAGCCACAAGTGACTGGACAAGTCTTATTCAGACAGTATTACTCATATGGAAGATTAGAAGCCATTTTTTACTTGGATGGGTTTCCATTGGATAATAATCAATCTGGTAGAGCCATACACATCCACGAGCTTGGGGATCTCAGCAACGGCTGTGATTCTACGGGAGGACACTATAACCCTTTCAGCGTGAATCACCCCCGTCACCCAGGGGATTTTGGcaacttttttcctaaagaaggcaaaatcagaaaatacaaaccaaatcTCTCTGCCACTATGTTTGGTCCATATTCCATCATGGGCAGATCTGTTGTGATCCATGAGCAGGAAGACGACATGGGCAAGGGCAACAATAAGGCCAgtttggaaaatggaaatgctggGAAACGTCTGGCTTGCTGCGTGATTGGGATATGCAACAAGAACTTGTGGGAAGAGAAACTGCCCGAGGCTACAGACAAGAAGAAGAGAGGGCTCAACAAACGAACATAG